Below is a window of Geomonas oryzisoli DNA.
CAGGATCCGTGCCGTGCTGCCGACCCTGAACTACGCGCTCGACCAGAAGGCGAAGATCGTACTGGCCTCGCACCTTGGGCGCCCCAAAGGTGAGCGCAAGGAGAAGTACTCGATGGCGCCCGCCGCCAAACGTCTCTCCAGGCTCCTGGGCAAAGAGGTGAAGCTCGCTTCCGATTGCATCGGTGATGACGTGCGGGCCATGATCGACGCCATGCAGCCGGGCGACGTGGTCATGCTGGAGAACGTGCGCTTCTATGCGGGCGAGGAGAAAAACGACGTCGATTTCGCCAAGGCGCTGGCCAACGGCTGCGAGGTGTACGTGAACGACGCCTTCGCCGTGTCGCACCGCGCCCACGCCTCCGTCGAGGCGATTACCGACTTCTTCCCCGTTGTGGCCGCCGGCTTTTTGATGAAGAACGAGATGAACTACTTCGAGAAGGCGATGAAGAACCCGATCCGCCCGCTGGTTTCCATCCTGGGCGGCGCCAAGGTCTCCGGCAAGATCGAGGTCCTCGAGAACCTGTGCGACAAGGTTGACAAGATCATCATCGGCGGCGGCATGGCCTTCACCTTCCTGAAGGGGATGGGCTACAACGTCGGCAAGTCCCTGGTCGAGGACAACCTGATCGAAACCGCCATGAAGACCTACGAGAAGGCGCGCGCCAAGGGGGTCAAGTTCTACCTCCCGGTCGACTGCGTGGTGGCCGACCAGTTCAACCCCGCCGCCGAGACCAAGGTCTGTCCGA
It encodes the following:
- a CDS encoding phosphoglycerate kinase; this translates as MSIRYIDEIESLAGKKLFMRVDFNVPLDDNQNITEDTRIRAVLPTLNYALDQKAKIVLASHLGRPKGERKEKYSMAPAAKRLSRLLGKEVKLASDCIGDDVRAMIDAMQPGDVVMLENVRFYAGEEKNDVDFAKALANGCEVYVNDAFAVSHRAHASVEAITDFFPVVAAGFLMKNEMNYFEKAMKNPIRPLVSILGGAKVSGKIEVLENLCDKVDKIIIGGGMAFTFLKGMGYNVGKSLVEDNLIETAMKTYEKARAKGVKFYLPVDCVVADQFNPAAETKVCPIQEIPEGWMALDIGPATVALFTEALQNAKTIVWNGPMGVFEMDAFSRGTFAMVSAVANSYALTIVGGGDTDVAVHRAGEYAKISYISTGGGAFLELLEGKKLPGIKVLEDKGHK